A genomic region of Colletotrichum destructivum chromosome 1, complete sequence contains the following coding sequences:
- a CDS encoding Putative glucose receptor Git3 has translation MSAASQRGSLAPLPEYHRRGLIILTAFSFLSTLATTLLWLFITYKFLSYRRRKWVDKRRRARRRQNVTVADLPDLTLGLDAPCPGSTGFSRIEELDRLATVQEPANDAGAQRPDEDDEDDETEERSPFPILVYNLLLADMMEAVAYSLSIYWVIEDGIFAPSSVCWAQGWLGSTSNLAASLFLTAISVNTFLTVGLGFKPPPWTVYMTIASLWIFDFGINGAGVISATLHPASVGESFFMRANVWCWISTAYDSWRLWAHYFWVMVSIAVTISLYSFVFFTLWRQKRNCRHLPAKRSTPSEESGFHTSREAEPRQLTGYHPAFLIYPFIYIGCSVPLVVGRVTALLGIDLGIFYFAFAGSVLAANGLFNSILWTSTILFSAPQDVRDTGLDRFAFVRTPIRDYGHTVIISGPSSRRVRESEASIHSRKKDWWWWRYGGQRTWGRSYTNAHNMPVVRAIELHSRASSSGPVDGPHIQMDTVTAVTTERVKAVAWSQDGP, from the exons ATGTCAGCCGCGTCTCAGCGCGGGAGTCTGGCACCATTGCCAGAATACCACCGCCGCGGACTCATAATCCTGACGGCCTTTTCGTTCCTCTCTACCCTGGCCACCACTCTCCTGTGGTTGTTCATCACATACAAGTTCCTCTCATATCGCAGACGAAAATGGGTCGACAAGAGGCGACGAgccaggcggcggcagaacgtcaccgtcgccgatCTGCCCGACCTCACGCTGGGGCTGGATGCTCCCTGCCCAGGCAGTACAGGGTTTTCCCGCATAGAAGAACTCGACCGCTTAGCCACCGTGCAAGAGCCTGCGaatgacgccggcgcccagcgacccgacgaggacgacgaagacgacgagacggaggAACGCAGCCCGTTCCCGATTCTCGTATACAACCTTCTCCTGGCAGACATGATGGAGGCCGTCGCCTACAGCCTCAGCATTTACTGGGTGATAGAAGATGGCATATTCGCTCCTTCGTCCGTTTGCTGGGCCCAAGGATGGTTGGGATCGACGAGCAACCTGGCCGCCAGTCTCTTTCTCACGGCCATATCTGTGAACACATTCCTGACGGTTGGCTTGGGGTTCAAACCGCCCCCATGGACTGTTTACATGACGATTGCTTCTCTCTGGATATTTGACTTTGGCATTAATGGTGCCGGGGTGATATCGGCCACGCTGCATCCGGCCTCCGTTGGAGAGTCTTTTTTCATGAGAGCCAATGTCTG GTGTTGGATCTCCACGGCTTATGATTCTTGGCGACTATGGGCTCACTATTTCTGGGTCATGGTCTCCATCGCCGTGACAATCAGCCTTTATTCCTTTGTTTTTTTTACTCTATGGCGCCAGAAGCGAAACTGTCGTCATCTCCCAGCCAAACGATCAACGCCCAGCGAGGAGTCCGGCTTTCACACCAGCCGAGAAGCGGAACCTCGACAACTGACCGGATACCACCCGGCTTTCCTCATTTACCCCTTCATCTACATAGGATGCAGCGTGCCTCTTGTGGTCGGCCGCGTCACGGCTCTTCTGGGGATcgacctcggcatcttctACTTCGCCTTTGCTGGATCCGTCTTAGCCGCCAACGGGCTCTTTAACTCGATTCTGTGGACATCGACAATCCTCTTCAGCGCCCCGCAAGACGTACGCGATACGGGACTGGACAGATTCGCCTTCGTGAGGACGCCGATACGAGATTATGGCCATACAGTGATCATCAGCgggccgtcgagcaggagaGTGCGTGAGTCAGAAGCATCCATCCACAGTCGCAAAAAGgattggtggtggtggagatATGGAGGACAGAGAACCTGGGGAAGATCCTATACCAATGCGCATAACATGCCAGTGGTACGTGCGATTGAATTGCATAGCcgagcgtcgtcgtcggggccaGTAGATGGACCTCATATACAGATGGACACTGTGACGGCGGTCACCACAGAACGGGTGAAAGCAGTTGCCTGGTCCCAGGACGGGCCTTGA
- a CDS encoding Putative leucine-rich repeat domain superfamily produces the protein MAPLLNLPLEITHQILSELAGPSPEPGLDMFLSQDEPQLFDADRLNLGLSSMAKLCRTCHQLRESVEPQLNRFVYIQNADAKHLLSILRKWNARPHCAEYTRFLAIRAKQPRSSVALENIADPDLVLVSNLVKQLNLQLRSDWFEFSWRVDILIELVMFMARNVQWIDVSFTPKKGIYRGSFDWLRGVDGSPVSIRFNHLRHLKLFQSGSLTMDEIQPLIDRAPNLEYLYLDTVQFTSHKNRLPTSLTGLCLTGCSITPAIFESVTTDMDNLCHLRYDKTSLRQQSPMMRAFAKHGTTLKSLLVYFHLDSRLEVDLPLDSFKSLESLTTDLRSFGQGGGSQLMRLLPFSLRELRVVSFGGLQKHQLCYFADELSDREKRLSRHLSVYIDGAEGMFDYHRLRRDMTG, from the coding sequence ATGGCGCCGTTACTCAACCTTCCCCTCGAGATCACGCATCAAATTCTTTCCGAACTCGCAGGCCCCAGTCCAGAGCCAGGGCTGGATATGTTCCTGTCGCAAGACGAGCCCCAACTGTTCGACGCCGATCGTCTGAACCTAGGACTCTCGTCGATGGCAAAGCTCTGCCGGACATGCCATCAACTCCGGGAATCAGTCGAACCGCAACTCAACCGCTTTGTGTATATTCAAAACGCGGATGCTAAACATCTACTTTCGATTCTCAGAAAGTGGAACGCCCGGCCCCATTGTGCCGAGTATACACGATTCCTCGCGATCAGAGCAAAGCAGCCTAGGAGTTCGGTAGCACTGGAGAACATCGCTGATCCGGACCTTGTTCTCGTTTCGAATCTCGTGAAACAGCTCAACCTTCAACTGCGAAGCGACTGGTTCGAATTCTCTTGGCGTGTGGATATCCTCATTGAATTGGTCATGTTCATGGCTCGAAACGTACAATGGATAGATGTTTCGTTCACGCCCAAGAAAGGAATCTATCGAGGTTCATTTGATTGGCTTCGTGGGGTAGACGGAAGCCCCGTGAGCATTCGATTCAACCATCTACGGCATCTCAAACTCTTTCAATCGGGCAGTCTCACCATGGACGAAATTCAACCCCTCATCGACCGCGCCCCGAATCTCGAATACCTCTACCTGGACACTGTTCAGTTTACCAGTCACAAAAACAGACTTCCGACGAGCCTCACGGGCCTCTGTCTCACTGGCTGTTCGATCACACCGGCCATCTTCGAGTCCGTAACCACGGACATGGACAATCTCTGTCACCTCAGATACGACAAGACATCCCTTCGACAGCAGAGCCCAATGATGAGAGCCTTCGCAAAGCACGGCACGACATTGAAAAGCCTTCTTGTCTACTTTCACTTAGACTCGCGGCTTGAAGTTGATCTGCCGCTGGACTCGTTCAAAAGCCTCGAGTCGCTCACTACTGACCTGCGAAGCTTTGGCCAAGGGGGTGGCTCGCAGCTTATGAGGCTGCTCCCATTCTCCCTGCGAGAGTTACGCGTGGTCTCTTTTGGGGGCCTTCAGAAGCATCAACTGTGTTATTTTGCTGATGAACTGAGCGACCGAGAAAAACGGCTATCTAGACACTTGTCTGTCTATATTGATGGCGCCGAAGGGATGTTTGATTaccatcgtcttcgccgagacATGACAGGTTGA
- a CDS encoding Putative zn(2)Cys(6) fungal-type DNA-binding domain-containing protein has translation MSGAQAGNEAPETSNKRRRTSGMYQRRRAVAACGPCRVRKTKCDNVRPACGFCQRNGGHCTYPDTSNDFSTFDPASLAILDRINHVVSLLETGPQPPMDNVGSVVPLPQSTLSPTSISGPQTSTSVALEDDPTHAPDNLPEDDAMIRFNIPDSAAASANCEAVLKWPIFRGLVPDVESFILEADDDDRESFDRPKPVNACSLGRGVQEDDFTVLSKKFLAYVHVKNPILDVADFKAQVRDAVESGPRWDGPSCLVLIACALACLASPFQSELNFNGTPESVRSSASNSTDPDTAQAYYLAAKKRLGLIEPSLLQVQCLFFFAVFEMYTLHPLQAWFYFNQACVQFKSLLWRRSQRRNPHNISQKTRRLEQRLYWSCMKSECELRCEIPLPLSGITSLGYPDLFPSPPSEVASPAAQPSALDILEDDIHPEEEKSWFYYLAEISSRRMINRAISVFGYNGQQAWVQDVARVVEKCEEFDGHINVWCLHIPSQINWQNRDLSNNELVHFIQNRATSCREWIHRPFVYYVVHQPPDDPWMPRVMPLAEKCLELSVELLLDVNLHHRHHGTWFMARAAMTRALLVLAAVKSGRFTQLPERWKQAVETATLALQRWYGEAPDLLKAASVLEGVIGQVIGTGG, from the exons ATGTCTGGGGCACAGGCCGGAAATGAGGCCCCGGAAACAAGCAACAAGCGCCGCCGGACCTCCGGGATGTACCAAAGGAGGCGGGCTGTCGCGGCGTGTGGGCCATGCCGAGTACGGAAGACGAAATGCGACAATGTCCGGCCCGCCTGCGGCTTTTGCCAACGGAACGGTGGCCACTGCACTTACCCTGATACTTCGAATGACTTCTCAAC CTTCGACCCTGCAAGCTTGGCAATACTAGATCGTATCAACCATGTTGTCTCGCTTCTGGAAACTGGACCACAGCCGCCGATGGACAATGTCGGCTCCGTTGTTCCCTTGCCGCAATCGACGTTGTCGCCGACTTCTATCAGCGGGCCACAAACCAGTACGagcgtcgccctcgaggacgatCCGACTCATGCACCAGACAACCTGCCCGAGGATGATGCTATGATACGTTTCAACATACCGGATTCGGCGGCTGCCAGTGCTAACTGTGAAGCGGTTCTTAAATGGCCAATCTTCAGGGGCTTGGTCCCCGACGTTGAGTCGTTCATTCTCGAggcggatgacgacgaccgGGAGTCTTTTGATCGACCCAAGCCCGTCAACGCTTGCAGCCTTGGACGCGGGGTTCAGGAGGACGATTTCACGGTCCTTTCGAAGAAGTTCTTGGCGTACGTGCATGTGAAGAATCCAATACTTGATGTTGCGGACTTCAAAGCCCAAGTGAGAGACGCAGTCGAAAGTGGCCCACGCTGGGATGGTCCCTCATGTCTTGTG CTTATCGCCTGCGCCCTAGCCTGCCTTGCGAGCCCTTTTCAATCCGAGCTCAACTTCAACGGTACGCCGGAATCAGTCCGGTCTTCTGCTTCAAATTCCACCGATCCGGACACAGCTCAGGCTTATTACCTCGCAGCGAAGAAGCGACTGGGGTTGATCGAGCCTTCTTTGCTCCAGGTGCAATGTCTGTTCTTCTTTGCGGTATTCGAGATGTACACCCTCCATCCGCTACAAGCATGGTTTTACTTCAACCAAGCCTGTGTGCAGTTCAAGAGTCTTCTTTGGCGGCGTAGCCAGAGGCGAAACCCACACAACATCTCGCAGAAAACTCGTCGTCTCGAGCAGAGGCTCTACTGGTCATGCATGAAGTCTGAGTG TGAGCTTAGATGCGAAATCCCATTGCCGTTGAGCGGCATCACCAGCCTAGGATACCCGGACCTCTTCCCGTCGCCTCCGTCCGAAGTTGCTTCTCCTGCCGCCCAGCCAAGCGCGTTGGATATTTTGGAGGACGACATACATcccgaggaagagaagagctGGTTCTACTACTTGGCTGAAATATCGTCGCGGAGGATGATAAACCGTGCGATATCCGTATTCGGCTACAACGGGCAGCAGGCATGGGTTCAAGACGTGGCAAGAGTAGTAGAGAAATGCGAGGAGTTTGACGGGCATATCAACGTATG GTGCCTGCATATCCCCTCCCAGATCAACTGGCAGAACCGAGATTTGTCCAACAACGAGCTCGTCCACTTCATCCAAAACCGAGCCACCAGCTGCCGCGAATGGATCCACCGGCCTTTCGTCTATTACGTGGTCCACCAGCCGCCGGACGACCCTTGGATGCCCCGCGTCATGCCGTTGGCGGAGAAGTGCCTCGAGCTCTCggtcgagctgctgctggacgtTAACCtgcatcatcggcatcacgGAACGTGGTTCATGGCCAGAGCGGCAATGACCCGTGCGCTTCTGGTCTTGGCTGCGGTCAAGAGCGGTCGGTTCACCCAGCTGCCCGAGCGATGGAAACAAGCGGTCGAAACGGCCACATTGGCGTTGCAGCGGTGGTATGGCGAAGCTCCGGACCTGCTTAAGGCTGCGTCTGTGCTCGAGGGGGTCATCGGTCAAGTTATCGGGACCGGAGGATGA
- a CDS encoding Putative major facilitator, sugar transporter, major facilitator superfamily, producing the protein MGVFGKKKEAEAAFGPALAAVLPAHPKPWYLTPHLLKLNLLLLVPLLSSASVGYDGSMMNGLQTLPQWRQFFGNPEGAILGLMNAVYPLGKVVALFVVTYVGDRWGRKLPLSIGLVACIAFAVLQGLAQGLPSFVIARALLGFFTTFISQPSPIIITELAYPTQRGKVTALYNTFFYFGSIFAAWCTFGTFKIASTWSWRIPSLLQGAVPLFQLLGLYFLPESPRWLMRRGRKEEARKIFANYHAGGDLNSPLVEFEMREVELTLGEEAEAISESSWLELVRTPANRKRTLIAVILGFFSQWNGVAVVSYYLTLVLNTIGITEVKDQTLINGLLQIFNWIISTCLGALMVDRLGRRPLFLISTAGMLASYIAWTGLTSHFVASRDEATGRAVVAFIFIFYFFYDIAWTPLLQAYPVEIFPYTLRGRGLSITYVSAFTGLIIGNQVNPMAMKSIAWKYYIVFCCILGALFGLIWFLFPETKGHTLEEIREVFEGKPVGKTVDIEGGDDEDGKKDGNVKQIELA; encoded by the exons ATGGGCGTATttgggaagaaaaaagaggcCGAAGCGGCCTTTGGGCCAGCACTAGCAGCT GTTCTTCCGGCCCATCCAAAGCCATGGTACTTGACGCCTCATCTGTTGAAGCTCAACCTGCTTCTGCTAGTACCGCTGTTGTCATCGGCGTCTGTCGGCTATGATG GATCGATGATGAATGGGTTACAGACGCTGCCACAATGGCGTCAGTTCTTTGGGAATCCCGAGGGTGCAATTCTTGGCCTCATGAACGCCGTCTACCCGctcggcaaggtcgtcgCCCTGTTTGTCGTCACGTACGTTGGCGATCGGTGGGGTCGCAAGCTGCCCCTCTCCATCGGGCTCGTGGCATGCATTGCCTTTGCCGTTCTCCAGGGCCTCGCACAGGGATTGCCGAGCTTCGTGATAGCTAGGGCACTGCTGGGATTCTTCACTACCTTCATCAGTCAGCCAAGCCCCATCATTATCACCGAGCTCGCATACCCCACGCAGCGAGGTAAGGTGACTGCTCTGTACAACACGTTTTTT TACTTCGGGTCTATCTTTGCCGCTTGGTGTACCTTTGGAACATTCAAGATTGCCTCCACCTGGAGCTGGCGAATTCCATCTCTGCTTCAAGGTGCCGTTCCCTTGTTTCAGTTGCTTGGGCTCTACTTTCTTCCTGAGTCCCCTCG TTGGCTCATGCGTCGTGGCCGCAAGGAAGAGGCACGCAAAATTTTCGCCAACTATCATGCTGGCGGTGACCTCAACAGCCCCTTGGTCGAGTTCGAGATGCGTGAAGTAGAGCTTACGCTCGGCGAAGAGGCAGAGGCGATATCCGAATCCTCCTGGCTCGAGCTTGTCCGAACACCAGCCAACCGCAAGCGTACGCTTATTGCCGTAATCTTGGGCTTCTTTTCACAGTGGAATGGTGTGGCAGTAGTGTCATATTACCTG ACGCTTGTGCTTAACACCATCGGCATCACCGAAGTCAAGGATCAAACGCTGATCAACGGATTACTCCAAATTTTTAACTGGATTATCTCTACCTGCCTCGGAGCGTTAATGGTGGatcgactcggacgacgacccCTGTTCCTGATATCGACCGCGGGCATGCTTGCCAGCTACATCGCTTGGACCGGCCTGACGTCCCATTTTGTCGCCAGTCGTGATGAGGCTACTGGAAGAGCAGTTGTCGCCTTCATCTTTATCTTTTACTTCTTTTACGACATTGCGTGGACGCCTCTCCTTCAAGCGTATCCCGTCGAGATTTTCCCCTACACTCTTCGTGGGCGTGGGCTGTCCATCACCTATGTTTCTGCCTTTACTGGTCTCATCATTGGTAACCAGGTTAATCCGATGGCGATGAAATCAATTGCGTGGAAATACTACATAGTCTTCTGCTGCATCCTAGGTGCCCTATTTGGTCTGATTTGGTTTCTGTTTCCCGAAACTAAAGGCCATACCCTGGAAGAAATTCGCGAAGTCTTCGAGGGCAAACCCGTCGGCAAGACCGTTGATATTGAaggaggcgatgacgaggacggaaagaaggacggaaaTGTGAAGCAAATCGAGTTGGCTTGA
- a CDS encoding Putative gfo/Idh/MocA-like oxidoreductase, NAD(P)-binding domain superfamily: MTSNIPTLRWGIIATGLISSWFVEDLVFERSDAKANHIVQSIGSSSLEKGKAFVEKHLPGKSPTIYGSYAEVYNDPNVDVIYIGTPHAFHKQNCLDAINAGKHVLCEKAFTITAKEAREVFDAAKKKGVFVMEAMWTRFFPLTRSLLHVLHSEKLIGDIHRVFCDFAMNMNIASLGPESRLKNPALGAGSLLDIGVYSLTFTILGLDPGVGEKAEKPKIAATQTLSDDIDIATSALLLYPSGKQGILTASTQVKTPPGFCRIEGSDGYVVVEGIATSVPGSFTVHSSTASGEGWAESSTPGLKSKTFDFERPGKGFYWEADAVALDIAAGRTENEIMPWAETVRVLEILDEIRRQGGARFPQDNE; this comes from the coding sequence ATGACTTCCAATATTCCGACACTTCGTTGGGGCATCATTGCCACGGGGCTTATCTCCTCATGGTTCGTTGAGGACCTGGTATTCGAACGCTCCGACGCCAAAGCAAACCACATTGTTCAGTCGATCGGTTCCTCCTCGctggagaagggcaaggccTTCGTAGAGAAGCATCTCCCCGGAAAGAGCCCGACCATCTATGGAAGCTACGCGGAAGTCTACAACGACCCTAACGTCGACGTCATCTATATCGGCACACCTCATGCCTTCCACAAGCAAAACTGTCTTGACGCCATCAACGCAGGGAAGCACGTACTCTGTGAGAAAGCCTTTACGATCACCGCAAAGGAGGCCCGGGAAGTTTTCGATGCTGCGAAAAAGAagggcgtcttcgtcatGGAGGCTATGTGGACGCGCTTCTTCCCCCTCACGCGGTCGCTGCTGCATGTCCTTCACTCGGAGAAATTGATCGGCGACATCCACCGCGTCTTCTGCGACTTCGCTATGAATATGAATATCGCCTCCCTGGGTCCCGAATCCCGTTTGAAGAACCCCGCTCTCGGTGCCGGAAGTCTTCTCGATATCGGCGTGTACAGCTTGACCTTTACGATCTTGGGGCTGGACCCCGGTGtgggcgagaaggccgaaAAGCCAAAGATTGCCGCCACGCAAACGCTATcagacgacatcgacatcgccaCTTCCGCTCTTCTCCTCTATCCTAGTGGAAAGCAGGGTATCctgacggcctcgacccAGGTCAAAACGCCCCCGGGATTCTGCAGAATTGAAGGAAGTGACGGGTACGTTGTCGTTGAGGGTATCGCTACTTCGGTTCCTGGCTCTTTCACCGTCCACTCATCTACAGCTTCAGGCGAGGGATGGGCTGAATCTTCGACCCCCGGGTTGAAGTCCAAGACGTTTGATTTTGAGAGACCCGGAAAGGGCTTTTACTGGGAAGCGGACGCGGTGGCTTTGGACATTGCCGCGGGACGTACAGAGAACGAGATTATGCCTTGGGCCGAGACAGTGCGTGTCTTGGAGATTTTGGATGAGATCAGAAGGCAAGGTGGGGCAAGGTTTCCTCAAGATAATGAGTAG
- a CDS encoding Putative oxoglutarate/iron-dependent dioxygenase, non-hem dioxygenase domain-containing protein: MSTAAVVSEPGTTLLRIASGNGTVTRRILTTPLRDALPAEIPIIDISLAFSPELADRKIVAHQIREAATTSGFFYLANHGIDPSITTSAHTACLDYFRQGEEAKMQSWVGKSRYFNGYKPPGSQRINKSESVDNRESFSWTYDPRYDTDITDIGAIPEGVRRFLRMEDFHWDGTSNMPHFKEAIIRYWQSCLKLARVLVRAFALSLELPEDFFDAKFAYPDAALALNYYPPLPKPAGDAESDTNTQVSIGSHTDFQLFTILWQDTVGGLQVLNRQGQWIRAAPIPGTFVVNIADYLQRITNDLYVSTVHRAQNLSGEERISMPFFFGFGLHESCGVLETCVEDGERPKYDEIGCEEWVQRRARAMHKVESDDESER, from the coding sequence ATGAGCACCGCTGCTGTTGTGTCTGAGCCGGGGACAACTCTCCTTCGCATCGCATCAGGGAACGGGACGGTTACGCGCCGCATCCTAACAACTCCGCTCCGTGATGCTCTGCCCGCTGAGATCCCCATCATCGACATCTCACTCGCCTTCAGCCCCGAGCTTGCGGATCGAAAGATAGTTGCACATCAGATCCGAGAAGCTGCAACAACCTCTGGCTTTTTCTACCTGGCCAACCATGGAATTGACCCGTCCATCACCACCTCCGCACATACAGCATGTCTGGACTATTTCCGtcagggcgaggaggccaaaATGCAATCCTGGGTGGGCAAGAGTCGTTACTTCAATGGGTACAAGCCGCCTGGATCCCAGCGCATCAACAAGTCAGAGAGTGTCGACAACCGCGAGTCGTTCAGCTGGACCTATGACCCCCGCTACGACACCGACATCACGGATATAGGAGCTATCCCAGAAGGGGTGAGGAGGTTCCTCAGGATGGAGGACTTCCACTGGGACGGGACCTCCAACATGCCTCATTTCAAAGAGGCCATCATTCGGTACTGGCAATCCTGTCTGAAGCTCGCGCGTGTGTTGGTCCGCGCGTTTGCTTTGTCTCTCGAGCTGCCAGAGGACTTTTTCGATGCCAAGTTTGCGTATCCCGACGCCGCTTTGGCGCTGAACTATTACCCCCCATTGCCCAAGCCTGCGGGCGATGCCGAGTCAGACACGAACACCCAGGTCTCGATAGGGTCGCACACGGACTTTCAGCTCTTCACCATTCTGTGGCAGGACACCGTCGGGGGGCTGCAGGTATTGAACCGCCAGGGACAATGGATccgggcggcgccgatccCAGGGACATTCGTTGTCAACATCGCCGACTACCTACAGCGCATCACGAACGACCTCTACGTCAGCACCGTCCATCGCGCACAAAATCTGAGCGGCGAAGAGCGCATCAGCATgcctttcttcttcggctttGGCCTCCATGAGAGTTGCGGCGTCCTCGAAACTTGTGTCGAGGATGGGGAGAGGCCCAAGTACGATGAAATCGGTTGCGAGGAATGGGTGCAGAGGAGAGCGAGGGCTATGCATAAAGTCGAATCGGAtgacgagagcgagagaTAG
- a CDS encoding Putative peptidase M35, deuterolysin, metallopeptidase, catalytic domain superfamily translates to MLWSSLINLAALAVAEAHLNFHGSHLEVRDATLQVTLEPVLSGRVAEVSATIKNSGSSDLNLLKVGTILDEKLPVQRVLIVDHLGNHVPFRGIEPSIRYDALKPSHFQLLPAGDSLNITIDPAKVHLFEKSGTYSVTAQGLIPAALAPLTDFSHPAIAFKSNTVSIEVDADAAASRLVTAALVERTNLQPGCNETTLDASTKGLSNCQALALAAAADAADPASKRFVEYFRTNSSEARDVVVTRFRSVAEECGTTDTGVSRYFCYDYYGICEVEGPLNAYTLWQFDTVVMCPLFYGLPPLPVGCHRQCQATTTIHEMTHCEGVYAPHTNDYAYAYNASVALPLERALLNADNYSLYANAVYMKC, encoded by the exons ATGCTCTGGAGCAGTCTCATCAacttggcggcgttggctGTCGCTGAAGCTCATCTCAATTTCCATGGTAGTCACCTGGAAGTGAGAGATGCGACGCTTCAAGTGACTTTGGAGCCGGTGCTATCAGGCAGAGTCGCCGAAGTCTCCGCAACGATCAAGAACTCTGGTAGCAGCGACCTGAACTTGCTGAAAGTTGGCACCATTTTGGACGAAAAGCTTCCCGTCCAGCGCGTGCTCATTGTGGATCATCTTG GGAATCATGTGCCTTTCAGAGGTATTGAGCCGAGCATTCGATACGACGCCCTCAAGCCGAGTCACTTTCAACTGCTACCAGCCGGAGACTCATTGAATATCACGATTGACCCAGCGAAAGTTCATCTTTTCGAAAAGTCGGGGACGTACTCCGTCACTGCCCAGGGACTGATTCCGGCTGCTTTGGCGCCGCTCACCGACTTCTCCCACCCGGCGATCGCGTTCAAGTCGAACACCGTCAGCATCGAAGTCGAcgcagatgccgccgccagccgACTGGTCACAGCAGCACTTGTGGAGAGAACCAATCTGCAACCCGGGTGCAACGAGACGACGCTGGACGCCAGCACCAAAGGCCTGTCCAACTGCCAGGCCTTGGCTCTTGCAGCAGCCGCAGACGCTGCAGACCCGGCCTCGAAGCGGTTTGTTGAATATTTCAGAACAAACTCTTCGGAAGCCCGCGACGTTGTCGTCACAAGGTTCAGGAGCGTTGCCGAGGAGTGCGGGACCACAGATACGGGAGTATCTCGGTACTTCTGCTACGACTACTATGGCATTTGTGAGGTTGAAGGCCCTCTTAATGCTTACACCCTTTGGCAATTCGATACCGTGGTCATGTGTCCGCTCTTCTATGGCTTGCCCCCGCTTCCTGTGGGCTGTCACCGACAGTGTCAAGCTACCACTACGATCCACGAGATGACCCACTGCGAAGGTGTCTATGCGCCTCACACCAACGACTATGCCTACGCTTATAACGCGAGTGTCGCTCTTCCCCTAGAGCGAGCCCTTTTAAACGCAGACAATTACTCGCTGTATGCCAATG CTGTTTACATGAAATGTTGA